In Planctomycetia bacterium, one DNA window encodes the following:
- a CDS encoding zf-HC2 domain-containing protein yields the protein MITCRNVQQLQNAFLDGDLSPSLTAEVHAHLLQCPECQHQIETLRAAGDVIARDQSEPTLASGFAQRVIAQLPRVAEQPVAVLPRRSGSWRVRQWASRAALPAVAALVLLAVWALPAPEEVGTQPTLVAGDSVAVDAAGVTGMVDPALSAVADTQRAARSLNQMIELGVGRARDGLSSRRPRSGDKSAAVQAEFSVLDLLMQPINEMMAPMNPEPESDEIVRF from the coding sequence ATGATTACGTGCCGAAATGTGCAGCAGTTGCAGAACGCGTTTCTGGACGGCGATCTGTCGCCGAGCCTGACGGCCGAGGTGCATGCACACCTGTTGCAGTGCCCCGAGTGTCAGCACCAGATCGAGACGCTTCGCGCCGCCGGAGACGTGATCGCCCGAGATCAAAGCGAGCCGACGCTGGCGAGCGGTTTCGCCCAGCGCGTGATCGCTCAATTGCCTCGCGTGGCCGAGCAGCCGGTCGCGGTGTTGCCGCGGCGGAGTGGTTCGTGGCGCGTTCGGCAGTGGGCGTCGCGTGCGGCGTTGCCGGCGGTGGCGGCGCTGGTGTTGCTGGCGGTGTGGGCACTGCCCGCACCGGAAGAGGTCGGTACACAGCCGACGCTGGTGGCCGGTGATTCGGTCGCGGTGGATGCCGCCGGCGTGACGGGCATGGTCGATCCGGCGTTGTCGGCCGTGGCCGATACGCAGCGCGCGGCGCGATCGCTGAATCAGATGATCGAATTGGGCGTGGGCCGGGCGCGGGACGGGCTCTCGTCGCGGCGGCCGCGATCCGGGGACAAGTCGGCCGCGGTTCAGGCGGAATTCTCCGTGCTGGACCTGCTGATGCAGCCGATCAATGAGATGATGGCGCCGATGAATCCGGAGCCGGAGTCCGACGAAATCGTTCGCTTTTGA